In Legionella spiritensis, the following proteins share a genomic window:
- a CDS encoding iron-containing redox enzyme family protein yields the protein MAKNPVINIPASLSQFLSKADADYKKSLASIPLFNPQKTRTWNHDQKKYFAAVFYHLRGHFINFMWYVANFSSNEQTKQIIINNIHEELGIGTRFSHELLYERFATQCGVDIHSEIVNETHYTPFAREFNKSHLQWLTCHDEDERIAAFAAYERLDNLDYPDLLELARSLSLPQSALTFFNVHVYVEHFDSTIELLLPIWHDTPEKLKSAFDFIYSHQYKMWRNLSDSVFSLVDADCRVA from the coding sequence ATGGCGAAAAATCCGGTTATCAATATTCCTGCATCACTGAGTCAATTTTTATCAAAAGCCGATGCGGACTATAAAAAATCATTAGCATCTATCCCTTTGTTTAATCCCCAAAAAACCAGGACATGGAATCACGATCAGAAAAAATATTTTGCCGCCGTCTTTTATCATCTGAGAGGACATTTCATCAACTTCATGTGGTACGTTGCCAATTTCTCCTCTAACGAGCAGACCAAACAAATTATTATCAATAATATTCATGAAGAGCTCGGTATAGGCACTCGCTTTTCCCATGAGCTCTTATATGAACGCTTCGCCACGCAATGCGGTGTGGATATTCATAGTGAAATCGTTAATGAAACCCACTATACCCCGTTTGCGAGGGAGTTTAACAAGTCTCATTTACAATGGCTGACCTGCCATGATGAGGATGAACGAATCGCTGCTTTTGCCGCCTATGAACGGCTTGATAACCTTGACTATCCTGATTTACTTGAACTGGCTCGTTCCCTGTCTCTCCCTCAGTCGGCTTTGACATTTTTTAATGTTCATGTTTATGTCGAGCACTTTGACTCTACCATCGAATTATTACTTCCCATTTGGCATGATACGCCCGAAAAATTAAAAAGTGCGTTTGATTTTATCTATTCCCACCAATATAAAATGTGGCGTAATTTGTCGGATTCCGTATTTTCACTGGTGGATGCGGACTGTCGCGTTGCTTAG
- a CDS encoding sensor histidine kinase: MQRLNNIFHNVYQYIVKQTEDASHQITLFGLVMMVNFPLFGVFWKLESFQLSEEFFLRLLATTLCALLAANKFWPLRVQKILPVFWYMTLLYCLPFFFAYLTLLNHGATLWLMNCVSAIFFLLLVTSVLGALVLLCLGVGFAFIYFFYMTGNAFEYIPGSLSTFSLMITYSAAVIIGALFARDREIIQAGRLSGMRLLAGSLAHDLRTPLASIHMQAELQEMILDKLNNSEVQKILKESLHKITRGIEMGNQLISMQLHNISRDKFDTSTFTIHSIKYLLEKTLDDYPLEEEQKSLVKLNLDVDFSVWVEEVAFKNLMWNLLKNSFEFIEETGKGNIMIWLEPGDEKDDFNYLHVRDTAKGLLTKNNDRIFESFFSDRKEGTGVGLAYCKLLMEAAGGGITCKGKDREFAHFIVKFPKVD, from the coding sequence ATGCAACGTTTAAACAACATTTTTCATAATGTTTATCAATACATAGTAAAACAAACGGAAGATGCCAGTCATCAGATCACCTTGTTCGGGCTTGTCATGATGGTTAATTTTCCTCTTTTTGGTGTTTTCTGGAAGCTGGAAAGTTTTCAGCTGAGTGAGGAATTTTTCCTCAGACTTTTAGCTACAACATTATGTGCCTTGTTAGCGGCAAACAAATTCTGGCCACTTCGTGTTCAAAAAATACTTCCTGTCTTCTGGTACATGACCCTGTTGTATTGCCTGCCCTTTTTTTTTGCTTACCTGACCTTGCTTAATCATGGCGCTACGTTGTGGCTCATGAATTGTGTGTCCGCCATTTTTTTTCTCCTTCTGGTAACCAGTGTTTTGGGTGCACTCGTATTATTGTGTCTAGGCGTGGGTTTCGCGTTTATTTATTTTTTTTACATGACCGGTAATGCTTTTGAATACATACCCGGAAGCTTGTCCACATTCAGTTTGATGATTACTTATAGTGCTGCGGTCATTATTGGTGCCCTGTTTGCCAGGGACAGGGAAATTATCCAGGCAGGGCGATTATCGGGCATGCGATTGCTGGCCGGTAGTCTGGCCCATGATCTCAGAACGCCACTCGCCAGTATTCATATGCAGGCCGAACTTCAGGAAATGATTCTGGATAAATTAAATAACTCCGAGGTTCAAAAAATATTAAAGGAAAGTCTGCATAAAATAACCCGCGGGATAGAAATGGGTAATCAGCTTATCAGTATGCAGCTTCACAATATTAGCCGCGATAAATTCGACACCAGTACATTTACCATCCACTCCATAAAGTATCTTCTGGAAAAAACACTGGATGATTATCCTCTGGAAGAAGAACAAAAATCATTGGTCAAGCTGAATCTCGATGTGGATTTTTCAGTCTGGGTTGAAGAAGTCGCATTTAAAAATCTTATGTGGAATCTGTTAAAAAACAGCTTTGAATTCATTGAGGAAACCGGCAAGGGCAACATCATGATATGGCTGGAGCCAGGTGATGAGAAGGATGATTTTAATTATCTGCATGTCAGAGACACGGCCAAGGGCTTGTTGACAAAAAATAATGACAGGATTTTTGAATCCTTCTTTTCCGATCGCAAGGAAGGAACAGGTGTGGGGCTGGCTTATTGCAAACTTCTCATGGAAGCCGCCGGTGGCGGAATTACCTGTAAGGGTAAGGACAGGGAATTCGCTCATTTCATAGTCAAATTTCCCAAGGTTGATTAG
- the miaE gene encoding tRNA-(ms[2]io[6]A)-hydroxylase, producing MLNPITTDLQILTDFLRVPTPVQWLEAAVDNLPLLLLDHAHCERKAAATALNFISKYPEQKQLVAVMSPLAREELLHFEKVLDLMNARKLRFRPLPPGGYAQTLHQMVTKQVGRERLCEQLLTGAIIEARSCERFFALLPFLKDEELHKFYRSLVKSEARHFENYLALANNCGVPCADRLDKLLACENVLITNDDKVFRFHSGIPCS from the coding sequence ATGCTAAACCCAATAACCACCGATTTGCAAATATTAACGGATTTTCTTCGTGTTCCAACCCCTGTCCAATGGCTGGAGGCCGCCGTAGACAACCTGCCGCTTTTATTACTGGATCACGCCCACTGTGAACGCAAGGCGGCCGCAACCGCCCTGAACTTTATCAGCAAATATCCGGAACAAAAGCAACTGGTGGCGGTTATGTCTCCTCTGGCACGTGAAGAATTATTGCACTTTGAAAAAGTGCTTGATTTGATGAATGCGCGTAAACTGCGTTTTCGCCCCTTGCCGCCCGGCGGTTACGCGCAAACACTCCATCAGATGGTGACCAAACAGGTCGGCAGGGAACGATTATGTGAGCAACTGCTGACAGGCGCCATTATAGAAGCACGCTCCTGCGAACGTTTTTTTGCCTTGCTGCCTTTTCTAAAAGACGAGGAACTACATAAATTTTACCGGTCTCTGGTCAAATCGGAAGCGCGCCATTTTGAAAATTACCTGGCTTTGGCTAACAATTGCGGGGTGCCCTGTGCGGACAGACTGGATAAATTACTGGCGTGTGAAAACGTTCTGATTACAAATGACGACAAGGTATTTCGCTTTCATAGCGGCATACCTTGCTCGTGA
- a CDS encoding UDP-2,3-diacylglucosamine diphosphatase, whose translation MLDAVFISDLHLHPEHPDITSRFQSFMAWAVVNTRTLYILGDFFHVWPGDDGMDSWSLGIARMLREAAEQGLTIYYMHGNRDFLLGKAFAAIAGMVLLKDPAILHVSGESVLLSHGDSYCTLDKGHQRFRRLTRNRLFVPLFLLLPYRYRNRMVNHVRQRSQQHRGKDPSVMDVVPQAMLPQLAKWRTTAVIHGHTHKPGITRHEFQGRVYQQYVLSDWDDRPTILCYHHSKGFEFSQSIVY comes from the coding sequence ATGCTAGACGCCGTATTTATTTCCGATTTGCATTTGCATCCTGAGCATCCCGACATTACCTCGCGATTTCAGTCCTTTATGGCATGGGCGGTTGTCAACACACGAACGCTTTATATTCTCGGTGATTTTTTTCACGTCTGGCCCGGTGATGACGGGATGGATTCGTGGAGTCTCGGTATTGCCCGGATGTTGCGGGAAGCGGCAGAGCAAGGGTTAACAATCTATTATATGCACGGCAACCGTGATTTTTTACTGGGGAAGGCGTTTGCAGCGATTGCCGGGATGGTTCTGTTAAAAGACCCGGCGATTCTCCATGTAAGCGGAGAGTCGGTGTTGTTGTCCCACGGGGATAGTTACTGCACCCTGGACAAAGGGCATCAGCGTTTTCGCCGGCTAACCCGTAATCGTCTTTTTGTGCCCCTGTTTTTGTTACTGCCGTATCGATATCGTAACCGAATGGTGAATCATGTCCGGCAACGAAGCCAGCAACACCGCGGCAAGGATCCGTCGGTGATGGATGTTGTGCCGCAAGCCATGTTGCCGCAACTTGCGAAATGGCGGACTACTGCTGTGATCCATGGCCATACACACAAGCCTGGAATAACCCGCCATGAGTTTCAGGGAAGGGTTTATCAACAGTATGTGCTGAGCGATTGGGATGACAGACCGACCATACTGTGTTATCATCATTCAAAAGGGTTTGAATTTAGTCAAAGTATAGTTTATTGA
- the minC gene encoding septum site-determining protein MinC, with amino-acid sequence MPDNMLKSQAFKLKGRLYTFTVLQLLHQDKQAFEQHLDEVIAQAPKLFDNTPVVLDCTAISENSIDLQDICRILRLRQILPVAIQGANPALSSIAQCMGLAVLNASASHDKSLLEETPEEQEPAVDLNRNKLLTTPVRSGQQVVGKGGDLVITAPVSHGAELLADGNIHVYGALRGRALAGISGNRKARIFCLSLEAELVSIAGFYRLSDAIDRQEGPCQIYLQDDHIQIEPLC; translated from the coding sequence ATGCCGGATAATATGTTGAAATCACAAGCTTTTAAATTAAAGGGCAGGTTGTACACTTTTACGGTGCTTCAGCTTCTGCATCAGGACAAACAGGCTTTTGAACAACATCTGGACGAAGTCATCGCCCAGGCGCCAAAATTATTCGATAATACCCCGGTGGTACTGGATTGCACCGCTATCAGCGAGAATAGCATTGATTTACAAGATATTTGCCGGATTTTAAGGTTGCGCCAGATTCTTCCCGTTGCTATTCAGGGAGCAAACCCGGCGCTTTCCTCTATCGCCCAGTGCATGGGTCTCGCCGTATTAAACGCCTCGGCCAGCCATGATAAAAGCCTGCTGGAAGAAACACCGGAAGAACAGGAACCTGCCGTTGACTTGAACCGGAACAAGCTGTTAACTACGCCGGTTCGTTCCGGCCAGCAGGTGGTCGGCAAGGGCGGGGATTTGGTTATTACCGCACCGGTCAGTCATGGCGCCGAATTGCTGGCGGACGGTAACATTCATGTGTATGGCGCCTTGCGCGGCAGGGCGCTCGCCGGTATATCCGGCAACAGAAAGGCCCGAATATTCTGCCTTTCACTGGAGGCCGAGCTGGTGTCTATCGCCGGTTTTTATCGCCTGAGTGACGCGATTGACAGGCAGGAAGGCCCTTGTCAGATTTATCTTCAGGATGATCATATACAAATTGAACCTTTATGCTAG
- a CDS encoding AMP-binding protein, translating into MDKVWLSQYQKGVPATINADEYASLVSLFEESCKKNAKNTAYVNLGCKLTYEELEQKSRQFAVFLQQLGLKKGARVALMMPNVLQYPVALFGLLRGGFIAVNTNPLYTSDELKHQLNDSGAEVIVVLANFANTVEKVLPHTSLKHVVITEIGDLFPTVKRVIVNAVVRYIKKMVPAYHIPMAVPFNEALKSGHNKPLNTPTLSHQDIAFLQYTGGTTGLAKGAVLTHGNMVSNVLQAYSWICPLHIGSHDTIITALPLYHIFSLTANCLTFMKAGAKNILITNPRDIPHFIKEIKNTQFTAITGVNTLFNALLNNPKFAEVDFSKVKLALSGGMALQKSVSLKWREVTKSRVLEAYGLTETSPAVTINPMYLEEYNGSIGLPLPSTDISVRDESGEEVAPGTPGELCVKGPQVMSGYWQHPDETALVFTKDGYLRTGDIATVDEKGFVYLVDRKKDMIDVSGFNVYPNEVEQVIGMLPGVLEVGVVGEVYEDSGERVKACIVKRDPSLTAEEVIAHCREHLTRYKVPKVVEFYNELPKTNVGKILRRALRKP; encoded by the coding sequence ATGGATAAGGTATGGCTCTCCCAGTATCAAAAGGGCGTTCCTGCGACAATTAATGCGGATGAATACGCCTCATTGGTGTCGCTGTTTGAGGAGTCCTGTAAAAAAAATGCAAAAAATACGGCTTACGTTAACCTGGGCTGCAAACTCACCTATGAGGAACTGGAACAGAAAAGCCGGCAGTTTGCCGTATTTTTGCAGCAATTGGGCCTGAAAAAAGGGGCACGGGTCGCCCTGATGATGCCCAATGTGCTGCAATACCCGGTTGCCTTGTTCGGTCTTTTAAGAGGCGGGTTCATCGCGGTCAACACGAATCCTCTCTACACCTCCGATGAGTTAAAACATCAATTGAACGATTCCGGGGCGGAAGTCATCGTCGTGCTGGCGAATTTTGCCAATACCGTGGAAAAAGTCTTGCCGCACACCAGTCTGAAACACGTTGTTATTACCGAAATAGGCGATCTGTTTCCCACTGTCAAACGAGTCATCGTAAACGCCGTTGTCCGCTACATAAAAAAAATGGTGCCCGCCTATCATATTCCTATGGCCGTCCCATTTAACGAAGCTCTGAAAAGCGGACATAACAAACCTCTCAACACTCCAACGCTGTCTCACCAGGACATCGCGTTTCTGCAGTACACCGGCGGTACAACCGGTTTGGCCAAAGGGGCGGTGCTGACCCACGGCAATATGGTCAGCAATGTATTGCAGGCTTATTCCTGGATTTGTCCGTTGCATATTGGCAGCCATGACACCATTATTACCGCCCTGCCCCTGTACCATATTTTCTCACTGACAGCCAATTGCCTGACGTTTATGAAAGCCGGCGCCAAAAATATCCTGATTACCAACCCGCGGGATATTCCTCATTTTATCAAGGAAATAAAAAACACCCAGTTCACGGCAATTACCGGTGTCAATACTCTGTTTAACGCCTTGCTGAATAATCCCAAATTTGCCGAGGTGGATTTTTCCAAGGTCAAACTTGCCTTATCCGGAGGCATGGCCTTGCAAAAGAGCGTTTCCCTGAAATGGCGTGAAGTCACAAAATCGCGGGTATTGGAAGCGTATGGCTTAACCGAAACGTCGCCGGCCGTGACCATTAACCCCATGTATCTGGAAGAATACAACGGCAGCATCGGACTTCCCTTGCCCTCAACGGACATCTCCGTTCGGGATGAATCAGGAGAGGAAGTGGCTCCAGGCACACCGGGCGAGCTTTGCGTCAAGGGGCCACAGGTGATGAGCGGTTATTGGCAACACCCGGACGAAACGGCGTTGGTATTCACCAAAGATGGTTATTTGCGAACCGGCGATATTGCCACGGTTGACGAAAAAGGCTTTGTCTATCTGGTAGATCGTAAAAAGGATATGATTGACGTGTCCGGATTCAACGTGTACCCCAATGAAGTCGAACAGGTCATTGGCATGCTTCCCGGAGTCCTGGAGGTAGGCGTGGTCGGTGAGGTGTACGAAGACAGCGGGGAACGCGTGAAAGCCTGTATCGTAAAACGGGATCCCAGCCTGACGGCCGAAGAGGTTATCGCGCATTGCCGGGAACATCTGACCCGCTATAAGGTTCCCAAGGTTGTGGAGTTCTATAATGAATTACCAAAAACCAACGTCGGGAAAATTCTAAGAAGGGCGTTAAGAAAACCCTGA
- a CDS encoding NUDIX hydrolase, whose amino-acid sequence MRTVDQDKQAGVIVLYEECHDALILTQRSHQLREHPGEICFPGGRWQEGDVDFFATALRELQEELGIESERLHSPVLMNTVRTQSGFVIHPWFAKIPHLEPYQLDCQEVIEVFRLPMADVENPDNYQPIRVRRGDQDIESYQFATGQRFVWGATVRIMMQLTKSSATSK is encoded by the coding sequence TTGAGGACAGTTGATCAGGATAAACAGGCGGGTGTTATTGTTCTTTATGAAGAATGTCATGATGCCTTGATTCTCACCCAGAGAAGCCATCAATTGCGCGAACATCCCGGAGAAATCTGTTTTCCGGGTGGACGCTGGCAGGAAGGCGATGTTGATTTTTTTGCAACGGCACTTAGAGAATTACAGGAGGAGTTAGGCATAGAGTCCGAGCGTCTCCATTCTCCTGTCTTAATGAATACAGTGCGGACACAGAGTGGTTTTGTGATTCATCCCTGGTTTGCAAAAATCCCTCACCTGGAACCGTATCAACTGGATTGTCAGGAAGTCATCGAGGTATTTCGGTTACCAATGGCTGATGTTGAAAATCCGGATAATTACCAGCCCATTCGGGTGCGTCGAGGTGATCAGGATATCGAATCGTATCAATTTGCTACCGGGCAACGATTTGTCTGGGGGGCGACAGTTCGTATTATGATGCAATTGACTAAATCCAGTGCGACATCAAAATGA